The following are from one region of the Methanococcoides methylutens genome:
- a CDS encoding DUF4349 domain-containing protein: MKRTYPLLFIFLLTCVIAAGCMSTDSNTQYAPQEESFSFGNKMAELSADEAWYDSDDSSLNVADSGESTGSSITRKVITTSDVSLEVKDAPEAVDSIGNIAFEYDGYVSSSSVYDTYYGDSESMSGYITIRVPAADHDTVLDRIEALGKVTSRSTSGVDVTEEYIDVEARLSNMEKQEQRLQEILDMATTVEEVLEVEKELGRVRGEIESLTGRLNYLNDRIDFSTISVSVSEPRNITHSWGLRDALSDSVRGFIASVNGIIIFIGIALPILIFVTIVGSAAIFVKRRVWR; the protein is encoded by the coding sequence ATGAAGCGAACATATCCATTACTATTTATTTTCCTGCTCACCTGCGTTATTGCAGCAGGATGCATGTCAACTGACAGCAATACTCAGTATGCACCACAGGAAGAAAGCTTTTCCTTTGGGAACAAGATGGCCGAACTGAGTGCAGATGAGGCCTGGTATGATTCTGATGACAGCTCTTTAAATGTAGCGGACAGCGGGGAATCCACAGGAAGCAGCATAACACGCAAGGTGATAACTACTTCTGATGTTTCCCTTGAAGTAAAGGATGCTCCGGAAGCAGTTGATTCAATTGGCAATATAGCATTTGAATATGATGGCTATGTTTCCTCTTCATCTGTCTATGATACTTACTACGGGGACAGTGAAAGCATGTCCGGATACATCACCATACGTGTTCCGGCAGCTGATCATGATACTGTACTTGACAGGATCGAAGCTCTCGGGAAGGTGACCTCCAGGAGCACCAGCGGTGTCGATGTAACTGAGGAATATATCGATGTGGAGGCACGCCTGTCGAACATGGAGAAGCAGGAACAACGTCTTCAGGAGATCCTTGATATGGCTACCACCGTGGAAGAGGTTCTTGAAGTGGAAAAAGAACTTGGTCGTGTTCGCGGTGAGATCGAAAGCCTCACAGGAAGGCTCAATTATCTTAACGACAGGATCGATTTCTCTACCATATCTGTAAGTGTCTCCGAGCCTCGCAACATTACTCATTCATGGGGACTTCGTGATGCTCTGTCCGATTCAGTGCGTGGTTTCATAGCCAGCGTCAATGGTATCATCATCTTTATTGGAATCGCTCTTCCAATATTGATATTCGTGACCATTGTCGGCAGTGCAGCTATTTTTGTTAAGAGAAGGGTATGGCGATAA
- a CDS encoding tRNA (adenine-N1)-methyltransferase, whose amino-acid sequence MKLGEVVLLKTSHRGKIREFITSVSDEKFHTDFGMIEMSELLEKDAGDTVVSHMGQEFVIQLPRMPDFFRHAKRTGAPIMPKDIGMILGYTGINKNDVVLDAGTGSGILAMYLGSIAKRVLSFEIREDFVDVARENIRRAGLENVEVRCGNIVDEAGELDEKFNAVILDTIDSASVVPHVPSILAPGGFLVTYSPFLEQTSQIRKAIDEADFFEVRTIECIERAMSFSDRGTRPSTSRVGHTGYITIARM is encoded by the coding sequence ATGAAATTAGGTGAAGTAGTGCTGTTAAAGACCAGCCACAGAGGAAAGATAAGGGAATTCATTACATCAGTATCTGATGAAAAGTTCCACACGGACTTTGGTATGATCGAGATGTCAGAGCTTCTGGAAAAAGATGCTGGCGATACTGTGGTTTCCCACATGGGTCAGGAGTTCGTGATTCAGCTTCCAAGGATGCCGGATTTCTTCAGACATGCAAAGCGCACTGGCGCACCTATCATGCCCAAGGATATTGGTATGATACTGGGATACACCGGCATTAACAAGAACGACGTTGTGCTCGATGCGGGAACCGGGTCTGGTATTCTTGCAATGTATCTGGGTTCCATTGCAAAGAGGGTACTGAGCTTTGAGATAAGGGAGGACTTCGTTGATGTGGCTCGTGAGAATATCCGCCGTGCAGGTTTGGAAAATGTGGAGGTTCGCTGTGGTAATATCGTTGATGAGGCCGGAGAGCTTGACGAGAAGTTCAATGCAGTGATCCTTGATACAATTGATTCAGCAAGTGTTGTACCTCATGTTCCTTCTATACTGGCTCCGGGTGGTTTCCTTGTTACTTATTCTCCGTTCCTTGAGCAGACCTCACAGATAAGAAAAGCAATAGATGAAGCTGATTTCTTCGAAGTAAGGACGATTGAATGTATTGAGCGTGCTATGTCCTTCTCAGACCGCGGCACACGTCCTTCAACTTCAAGGGTCGGACACACTGGTTACATTACCATTGCCAGAATGTAA
- a CDS encoding anaerobic ribonucleoside-triphosphate reductase activating protein, whose protein sequence is MKVNFGEIIPISTVDWHGKASVVLFLRSCPYRCPYCQNYEILTGSDMVDTKELENKIDSSSLFVSSVVFSGGEPLVQKKAVMHLAAYAKKKGLLVGIHTNGYYPEVVDELIDGRLVDKFFIDVKAPLDDPVMYGKAIGFGDDAIVPDPAEVVEKVKQTISIVTDREVEYELRTTAIRGFVGDPDDIAAIASSIVPYISISNVPYVIQQGQPAHSMREDLRDITPFSRDEMLELARRAHEFVDNVWVRTKEGGNEQVNFESI, encoded by the coding sequence ATGAAAGTGAATTTTGGGGAGATCATCCCCATATCAACCGTTGACTGGCACGGAAAGGCGTCAGTCGTTCTTTTTTTACGTAGCTGTCCTTACAGGTGTCCCTATTGCCAGAACTACGAGATCCTTACAGGTTCTGATATGGTGGATACAAAGGAACTTGAGAATAAGATCGATTCTTCCTCACTCTTTGTGAGTAGCGTCGTGTTTTCAGGCGGTGAACCGCTTGTGCAAAAGAAAGCGGTAATGCATCTGGCTGCCTATGCAAAGAAAAAAGGGTTGCTTGTGGGTATCCATACGAACGGTTACTATCCGGAAGTGGTTGATGAACTGATCGATGGCCGTCTTGTTGACAAGTTCTTTATTGATGTCAAGGCTCCACTGGACGATCCTGTGATGTATGGCAAAGCCATCGGTTTTGGTGATGATGCTATTGTTCCTGATCCTGCTGAAGTTGTGGAAAAGGTAAAGCAGACAATATCCATTGTAACTGACAGGGAAGTGGAATATGAACTGCGCACCACTGCAATACGTGGTTTTGTGGGTGATCCTGATGACATCGCAGCGATCGCAAGTTCTATTGTTCCGTATATTTCAATTTCGAATGTTCCTTATGTGATCCAGCAGGGTCAGCCAGCTCACTCAATGAGGGAGGACCTGCGTGACATTACACCCTTTTCCCGCGATGAGATGCTGGAACTTGCCAGACGTGCCCATGAGTTTGTCGACAATGTATGGGTCAGGACAAAAGAAGGTGGCAACGAACAGGTTAACTTCGAATCAATCTGA
- a CDS encoding glutaredoxin family protein: MPGVIIYTTETCPKCVQLKKVLKANDVAFTEADMSTPESLTELRVNGVFTVTAPVLQIDDDFLTYDELFNSEGVNLDSLKDIL; this comes from the coding sequence ATGCCTGGTGTTATTATCTATACAACGGAAACATGCCCGAAATGTGTGCAGCTGAAGAAGGTATTAAAAGCAAACGATGTGGCTTTCACTGAGGCTGACATGTCAACTCCCGAATCATTGACAGAGTTACGTGTTAACGGTGTGTTCACAGTTACAGCTCCGGTGCTACAGATAGATGATGATTTCCTGACATATGATGAGCTCTTTAACAGCGAAGGCGTGAACCTCGATTCACTAAAAGATATATTATAA
- the thiL gene encoding thiamine-phosphate kinase, with translation MDRSDLISDIAERKLVSRLCGIFSQDECGSIMAGAGKDDCAVLDISDEDCMVITTDMLHLKTDFPAAMTPWQIGWMSAAVNLSDVASMGAKPMGFLSALGVTKDMQLGDAEDISRGMDACAKFCDTSVIGGDIDLHDELTITGTALGMVKKEHLLRRTGAKPGDLVCVTGNAGSAGAALLAIQHDLDVSDELLNTLLEPVPRTDEGQKLAKTGAVTSMMDTSDGLAMSLYDLMDSNGIGFRIYEGQLPIDDEVCSLVGEDDALELALYTGGDFELLFTVSPSMVEAAKSVCYLNVVGEVTDDTLITMINREDAEVSIYRKGYVHLGRFDNI, from the coding sequence ATGGATAGGTCTGATCTTATTTCCGACATAGCTGAACGCAAACTTGTTTCCAGACTATGCGGTATCTTCAGCCAGGATGAATGTGGCTCCATCATGGCAGGCGCAGGAAAGGATGATTGTGCTGTCCTGGATATCTCGGATGAGGATTGCATGGTCATCACAACGGACATGCTTCATCTGAAGACTGATTTTCCTGCTGCTATGACCCCTTGGCAGATCGGCTGGATGTCTGCTGCTGTCAACCTGAGCGATGTGGCCTCCATGGGTGCAAAACCTATGGGTTTCCTTTCTGCTCTGGGAGTTACGAAAGATATGCAGCTTGGAGATGCTGAAGATATTTCCCGTGGCATGGATGCCTGTGCAAAGTTCTGTGATACATCGGTCATCGGTGGTGACATCGATCTCCACGACGAGCTGACCATCACAGGAACTGCTCTGGGGATGGTAAAAAAAGAACACCTTTTAAGAAGAACCGGGGCGAAGCCAGGCGACCTTGTCTGTGTTACAGGAAACGCAGGTTCGGCAGGTGCTGCACTACTGGCGATACAGCATGACCTTGATGTCAGCGATGAACTTCTGAACACATTACTTGAGCCGGTTCCCCGGACAGATGAGGGTCAAAAGCTTGCAAAGACCGGTGCGGTTACTTCTATGATGGATACAAGCGATGGCCTTGCAATGTCTCTTTACGATCTCATGGATTCAAACGGCATTGGATTCAGGATATATGAGGGCCAGCTCCCGATAGATGATGAGGTCTGTTCTCTTGTCGGTGAAGATGATGCCCTTGAACTTGCCCTTTACACAGGCGGAGATTTCGAGTTGCTTTTCACGGTATCACCTTCGATGGTGGAAGCCGCTAAATCCGTTTGTTATTTAAATGTTGTAGGCGAAGTTACTGATGACACTTTAATAACTATGATAAACAGAGAGGATGCAGAAGTTTCGATATATCGAAAAGGTTATGTGCATTTAGGAAGATTTGATAACATATAA
- the nrdD gene encoding anaerobic ribonucleoside-triphosphate reductase — translation MMPLTEPQSMQQTLDGQFISTMPKVRTTDGHMVNWDRNIVVNQLLKETALSEWYHGIDSITKDEAHDIARETEKRIRSMNIKFLSGPLIRELVNMILLERGHLEWRNVSTRVGSPVFDACEIDQGSGFEANENANLQENAETSHKKKADKISKEQYLLLLPPKVADLHLNGDLHIHDLEYFGTRAFCQDWDLRYFFYYGLMPDGSGAKASVAGPSMKAEVAMLHAVKALGSAQTNFAGGQGFYNFLTFCAPYFEGKSYKEIEQLMQMFVYEMTQMMVARGGQLVFSSVQLSPGVPKMWKDKPVVYKGRVWDGSNDTDRRVYGDYEREVRLGFKALMNVMLEGDYWGKPFNFPKPEISIEPDFMTEDEMFNRANPDLPTYDELYTMTFELTAKYGTPYFDNQLPEYRGAGEGISCYQCCAYQFSATPEDDAEFEDKMYFRDGKHFSMGSWQVVSLNCPRAAYEADGDDQKLFAHLKHLMDEAMEVFQTKVKWMTPIIDNGRMPFATQQPKDPISGKKGAIAVDIDSLVFTIGVVGLNEMVQYHTGSQMHQSKAAFKVAIRAMTEMEMYGRELSEKYGMEIALARTPAETTGQRFAVSDMLHEEYSEKVLTVAKGDVKAAVDGIKKTHDLPVYYTNGTHVPPGADISLVDRINIEHVFFPIVDGGDIMHIWMGEGSPDAKGLKDFAMNIARNTQVGYFAFTKDMTVCMDDYHMMAGLKDTCENCGSDHVEQLSRVTGYIQAVGGWNAAKRQELEDRKRYASADMI, via the coding sequence ATGATGCCTCTCACCGAACCGCAGTCCATGCAGCAGACACTTGACGGTCAGTTTATCTCAACAATGCCAAAGGTTAGAACAACCGATGGTCATATGGTGAACTGGGACCGCAATATCGTGGTGAACCAGTTACTGAAGGAAACTGCGCTGAGCGAGTGGTATCATGGTATCGATTCCATCACAAAAGATGAAGCTCATGATATTGCCAGGGAAACAGAGAAGCGTATCCGCAGTATGAACATAAAGTTCCTCTCAGGTCCGCTTATCAGGGAACTTGTAAATATGATCCTGCTGGAGCGCGGACATCTTGAATGGCGTAATGTCTCCACAAGGGTGGGCTCTCCTGTTTTCGATGCATGTGAGATCGACCAGGGATCAGGCTTTGAGGCAAATGAGAATGCCAACCTGCAGGAAAACGCTGAAACTTCCCACAAGAAAAAAGCTGACAAGATCTCAAAGGAACAGTACCTTCTGTTGCTCCCGCCAAAGGTTGCAGATCTTCACCTGAACGGTGACCTGCACATTCATGACCTTGAATATTTTGGTACTCGTGCTTTCTGCCAGGACTGGGATCTGAGATATTTCTTCTATTATGGATTGATGCCTGATGGTTCCGGTGCAAAGGCAAGCGTAGCAGGACCTTCCATGAAAGCAGAAGTTGCAATGCTGCATGCTGTCAAGGCTCTTGGAAGTGCCCAGACCAACTTTGCAGGCGGACAGGGATTCTACAATTTCCTTACCTTCTGTGCTCCATATTTCGAAGGTAAATCATACAAAGAGATCGAGCAGCTCATGCAGATGTTCGTCTATGAGATGACACAGATGATGGTGGCTCGTGGTGGTCAGCTTGTGTTCTCTTCAGTACAGTTATCTCCAGGTGTCCCGAAGATGTGGAAGGACAAGCCTGTGGTCTACAAGGGTCGTGTCTGGGATGGTAGCAATGATACTGACAGGCGTGTCTATGGTGACTATGAGCGTGAAGTAAGACTTGGATTCAAGGCACTTATGAACGTTATGCTGGAAGGCGACTACTGGGGAAAACCATTCAACTTCCCTAAGCCGGAGATCTCCATTGAGCCTGATTTCATGACAGAGGATGAGATGTTCAACCGTGCAAATCCGGACCTTCCTACCTATGATGAACTGTACACCATGACCTTTGAACTGACCGCAAAATACGGAACTCCGTACTTTGACAACCAGCTTCCTGAATACAGGGGAGCAGGTGAGGGCATATCCTGTTACCAGTGTTGTGCATACCAGTTCTCAGCAACTCCGGAAGATGATGCTGAGTTCGAGGATAAGATGTACTTCAGGGACGGAAAACATTTCTCAATGGGTTCCTGGCAGGTAGTTTCATTGAACTGTCCAAGGGCTGCATATGAGGCAGATGGTGATGACCAGAAACTGTTCGCTCACCTGAAGCACCTCATGGATGAGGCAATGGAAGTGTTCCAGACAAAGGTCAAGTGGATGACACCTATCATTGACAATGGCAGGATGCCATTTGCAACACAGCAGCCAAAGGACCCAATAAGCGGTAAGAAAGGTGCAATTGCGGTGGATATTGATTCGCTGGTCTTCACCATCGGTGTTGTAGGCCTTAATGAGATGGTCCAGTACCACACAGGTTCCCAGATGCATCAATCAAAGGCAGCTTTCAAGGTTGCTATTCGTGCCATGACAGAGATGGAGATGTATGGAAGAGAACTTTCGGAGAAATATGGTATGGAGATCGCTCTTGCAAGGACTCCTGCAGAGACTACCGGCCAGAGGTTCGCAGTCTCAGATATGCTGCATGAGGAATACAGTGAAAAGGTACTCACCGTTGCAAAAGGCGATGTCAAGGCAGCAGTAGATGGTATAAAGAAAACTCACGACCTGCCGGTCTATTATACTAACGGTACTCACGTACCACCTGGGGCCGATATTTCTCTAGTTGACAGGATCAACATCGAACATGTGTTCTTCCCTATCGTTGATGGTGGAGATATCATGCACATCTGGATGGGTGAGGGTTCACCTGATGCAAAGGGCCTGAAGGATTTTGCAATGAACATTGCAAGGAACACCCAGGTGGGATACTTTGCATTCACCAAGGATATGACCGTTTGTATGGATGACTATCATATGATGGCAGGCCTCAAGGATACCTGTGAGAACTGTGGTTCAGATCACGTTGAACAGCTTTCAAGGGTCACCGGATACATTCAGGCTGTTGGTGGCTGGAATGCTGCAAAGAGACAGGAGCTGGAAGACCGTAAGCGTTACGCTTCAGCTGATATGATCTGA
- the radB gene encoding DNA repair and recombination protein RadB yields the protein MNKQLASGCHPIDELLGGGFEAGVVTQIFGEAGSGKTNICLQLAVECVKKGKKAIFIDTEGISADRFRQIAGENAKEIAQDIIIFEPHNFEEQYSAVRETEKISTENVGLIIVDSATAYYRLELDDDDSSIRTRRELSNQIGFLHSLARKRGIVVVITNQVYSDINTNTLKPIGGSGLEHISKTIVQLERTGTGTRRAKLWKHRSRPEGTTCEFTITADGVR from the coding sequence ATAAACAAACAGCTAGCATCAGGCTGCCATCCCATAGATGAACTTCTGGGAGGCGGATTCGAAGCAGGAGTAGTTACTCAGATATTCGGAGAAGCCGGCAGTGGTAAAACGAACATATGCCTCCAGCTTGCTGTTGAATGTGTTAAGAAGGGGAAGAAAGCGATCTTCATTGACACAGAAGGAATCTCTGCCGACAGGTTCAGGCAAATAGCCGGAGAAAATGCCAAAGAGATCGCACAGGACATCATCATCTTCGAACCCCATAATTTTGAAGAACAGTATTCTGCAGTAAGGGAAACTGAGAAAATAAGCACAGAGAATGTCGGTCTTATTATAGTGGACTCTGCGACTGCATACTACCGGTTAGAACTGGACGATGATGATTCAAGTATCAGGACAAGAAGAGAGCTATCGAACCAGATAGGATTCCTTCATAGCCTTGCACGTAAGCGTGGCATCGTGGTGGTAATAACCAACCAGGTATACTCAGATATCAATACCAATACGCTCAAACCAATAGGAGGCAGCGGTCTTGAACACATATCCAAGACGATCGTCCAGCTTGAAAGAACAGGCACCGGCACACGCCGTGCAAAGCTCTGGAAACATAGATCCCGTCCCGAAGGTACCACCTGCGAATTCACAATAACCGCAGATGGTGTCAGGTAA
- a CDS encoding HD domain-containing protein: MTKPRVFHDPVHGTIILSELEQLLIDTPQFQRLRGIQQLGLADVVFPGANHTRFEHSVGTMHTASLLGNYLELEDESVLKLRLAGLLHDIGHSAFSHAVESILKRDPEIRPKVNGKGFLTHEAFTKHIVSKVLPGTSVISRFVSHELGRDPYDFFSEVSKIATGDVSIEKPYLSQLMSGDIDADRIDFLLRDSYHTGVSLGLIDLDQIIQCLCIRGDNVVLGDPEAGSFGEELTLAAVESMLIARSHHYTAIIHHPLTQSVRVMLLNALENTLLKLRGELGDGAVAEMVAEFFTSYNDADLLNLISRNGDEAARKLLSDIRDGRIYTPVARFNQKTLSPGTRMALSTIAQHGVATKMLEKGLEKELGDVLVDLSIATGVPKSAMVIAGGHENFFYDESALANGLVRAISRQMSLTAFTHPDAAIGSELASAQEKMRDLVDDLSPRLLNFIRGDQYLPIEGLILLLYAIHKLFEVEKDGFISIPRIRNITWLYRNVAFFKEDSRLKYLFDYDFHTRYGFPYSNKVYEDIQLLVAMGIVDEDLRYFEKDGRFRQRYEYAFTDAGVQYAASIVDSYGREFGMMTEYLTMNKHSIPRDIVTIPLARYQRDRKKRTSGANR, from the coding sequence ATGACAAAACCCAGGGTGTTCCATGACCCTGTTCACGGAACTATCATTTTATCCGAATTAGAACAGCTTCTGATCGATACTCCACAGTTCCAGAGACTTCGGGGCATACAGCAACTAGGGCTTGCAGATGTCGTATTTCCAGGTGCTAATCATACACGCTTTGAGCACAGCGTTGGTACCATGCACACAGCATCTCTTTTAGGTAATTATCTTGAACTTGAGGACGAGTCTGTACTGAAACTCAGGCTTGCAGGCCTTCTTCATGATATTGGTCATTCTGCTTTTTCCCACGCTGTGGAAAGTATCCTCAAAAGAGATCCTGAGATTAGGCCGAAAGTTAATGGCAAAGGCTTCCTTACTCATGAGGCTTTTACAAAACATATCGTTTCAAAGGTCCTGCCGGGAACGTCTGTTATTTCAAGATTTGTATCTCATGAGCTTGGTCGGGACCCTTATGATTTCTTTTCCGAGGTATCAAAGATTGCCACAGGTGACGTTTCCATTGAAAAACCGTATCTTTCACAATTAATGTCCGGTGATATCGATGCAGACAGGATCGACTTTTTGCTAAGGGATTCATATCATACAGGTGTATCGCTGGGGCTCATCGATCTTGATCAGATCATACAATGTCTCTGTATCAGGGGAGATAATGTGGTCCTTGGTGATCCTGAGGCTGGAAGTTTCGGTGAGGAACTGACACTTGCAGCAGTAGAATCCATGCTTATTGCCCGCTCCCATCACTACACTGCTATCATACATCACCCTCTCACACAGTCTGTGAGGGTGATGCTTCTGAATGCCCTGGAAAACACTTTGTTAAAACTGAGGGGAGAACTTGGGGATGGGGCAGTTGCTGAAATGGTGGCAGAGTTCTTTACAAGTTATAATGATGCTGACCTGCTCAATCTGATAAGCAGGAATGGCGATGAGGCTGCAAGGAAGCTGTTGAGCGATATCCGTGATGGCAGGATATATACTCCTGTGGCGAGGTTCAATCAAAAGACGCTCTCTCCCGGAACAAGGATGGCACTTTCCACGATCGCACAACACGGTGTGGCAACAAAGATGCTGGAGAAGGGGCTTGAGAAGGAATTAGGTGATGTGCTTGTGGACCTTAGCATTGCAACAGGTGTTCCAAAGAGTGCAATGGTGATCGCAGGTGGTCATGAGAATTTCTTCTATGATGAATCGGCTCTTGCCAATGGACTGGTGCGTGCTATATCCAGGCAGATGTCCCTTACGGCTTTCACTCATCCGGATGCAGCTATAGGTTCAGAATTGGCCTCCGCACAAGAAAAGATGCGTGATCTTGTTGATGACCTCTCCCCGAGGTTGCTGAATTTTATAAGGGGTGACCAGTACCTGCCGATCGAAGGTCTGATTCTTCTTCTTTATGCTATCCACAAGCTTTTCGAGGTGGAAAAGGACGGCTTCATCTCAATTCCACGTATCAGGAACATTACATGGCTGTATCGGAATGTAGCATTCTTCAAGGAGGACAGCAGGTTAAAATACCTGTTCGACTATGATTTCCACACAAGATACGGTTTCCCTTACAGCAACAAGGTCTATGAGGACATTCAGCTGCTGGTCGCCATGGGTATTGTGGACGAGGACCTGCGCTACTTTGAGAAGGACGGACGCTTCAGGCAGCGTTATGAGTATGCATTCACCGATGCAGGTGTGCAGTATGCTGCTTCGATCGTTGATTCCTATGGGCGTGAGTTCGGGATGATGACCGAGTATCTTACAATGAACAAACATTCAATACCTCGCGATATTGTGACAATTCCTCTGGCAAGGTACCAAAGGGACAGGAAAAAAAGGACATCAGGTGCAAATAGATGA